The following are encoded together in the Mycolicibacterium arabiense genome:
- the nirB gene encoding nitrite reductase large subunit NirB produces MRRLVVVGNGMAGIRAIEEVLARGGGEMFDITVFGDEPYGNYNRILLSNVLAGSDDPAEIYLNALDWYSDNRIDLRAGVRVVRVDTFAHLVHADDGTSMRYDKLILATGSRSFFPPMKGLWADDKNLADGVYGFRTLDDTSAMIAEAGMRTKAVVIGGGLLGLEAARGLQNRGLTVDVVHAGPVLMNAQLDDLAGAILRKSVESLGIGVHTNMRTTEVFVDDGRLTGIAFADGTRLDCDMLVIAAGIRPNVGLAQRAGLTVERAIVTDDHMRSVDDDDVYVVGECAQHRGQVYGLVAPLWEQAKVLADHLTGSDPAATYHGSRVATKLKVAGVDVASMGIKAPEREDDEFVQYSEPRHGVYKTIVIRDGKLVGATLVGDVSKVSFLTQAFDSGLPLPDERVSLMFDIGTPDVGVGVAELADDAQVCNCNGVSKGDLVGCVRGGVTSVSGVMAKTKAGKGCGSCKELVGQVVEWAADGAVTEDPSASWYVPAIPYDKPTLMKHVRELQLHSVSSVFAALAPDGKPDASSKMALASLLDMMWADEFVDERDARFINDRVHGNIQRDGTFSVVPQMKGGVTDSRQLRRIADVADKYEIPMIKLTGGQRIDLLGVRKEDLPSVWADLDMPSGYAYGKSFRTVKTCVGSDFCRFGVGDSTALGIAIEERYQGLASPAKMKLAVTGCPRNCAEALCKDVGIVAIEGGVGGRWEMYVGGAAGAHIRKGDLLATVDSPEEVMTLTGRFLQYYRENANWLERTYAFVPRIGIERLREIVVDDADGLAEQLDANMAKSVAAYRDPWLDGREPATEGQFRTSLPLLPLPQVPVR; encoded by the coding sequence ATGCGCAGGCTCGTCGTGGTCGGCAACGGCATGGCAGGCATCCGCGCCATCGAAGAAGTGCTCGCCAGGGGTGGCGGTGAGATGTTCGACATCACCGTGTTCGGCGACGAGCCCTACGGCAACTACAACCGCATCCTGCTGTCGAACGTCCTTGCCGGCAGCGACGATCCCGCCGAGATCTACCTCAACGCGCTGGACTGGTACTCCGACAACCGGATCGACCTGCGAGCCGGGGTTCGCGTGGTGCGCGTCGACACCTTCGCCCACCTCGTGCACGCCGACGACGGCACCAGCATGCGGTACGACAAGCTCATCCTGGCCACCGGCAGCCGATCGTTCTTCCCCCCGATGAAGGGGCTGTGGGCCGACGACAAGAACCTCGCCGATGGCGTGTACGGGTTCCGGACCCTCGACGACACCTCCGCGATGATCGCCGAGGCAGGCATGCGGACCAAGGCCGTCGTGATCGGAGGCGGCCTGCTCGGATTGGAGGCCGCACGGGGCCTGCAGAACCGGGGGCTGACCGTCGACGTGGTGCACGCCGGGCCGGTGCTGATGAACGCCCAGCTCGACGACCTCGCGGGCGCGATCCTGCGAAAGTCGGTGGAAAGCCTCGGCATTGGGGTGCACACCAACATGCGCACCACCGAGGTGTTCGTCGACGACGGCCGCCTCACGGGCATCGCGTTCGCCGACGGGACGCGCCTGGACTGCGACATGCTCGTCATCGCCGCGGGCATCCGACCCAACGTCGGGCTGGCGCAACGGGCCGGGCTGACCGTCGAGCGGGCCATCGTCACCGACGATCACATGCGGTCGGTCGACGACGACGACGTCTACGTCGTCGGCGAGTGCGCCCAGCACCGCGGCCAGGTCTACGGCCTGGTCGCTCCGCTGTGGGAGCAGGCCAAGGTGCTCGCCGACCACCTCACCGGCAGCGATCCGGCCGCCACCTATCACGGCTCCCGCGTCGCCACGAAGCTGAAGGTGGCCGGCGTCGACGTCGCGTCGATGGGGATCAAGGCGCCGGAACGCGAGGACGACGAGTTCGTGCAGTACTCCGAGCCCAGGCACGGCGTGTACAAGACCATCGTGATCCGCGACGGGAAGCTGGTGGGCGCCACGCTCGTCGGCGACGTCAGCAAGGTGTCGTTCCTGACCCAGGCGTTCGACAGCGGCCTGCCACTCCCCGACGAGCGGGTATCGCTGATGTTCGACATCGGCACCCCCGACGTCGGAGTGGGCGTGGCCGAACTCGCCGACGACGCCCAGGTGTGCAACTGCAACGGCGTCTCCAAGGGCGACCTCGTCGGCTGCGTGCGCGGCGGTGTGACGTCGGTGAGCGGCGTGATGGCGAAGACCAAGGCGGGCAAGGGCTGCGGGTCCTGCAAGGAGCTGGTCGGCCAGGTCGTCGAGTGGGCCGCCGATGGCGCAGTCACCGAGGATCCGTCTGCGTCGTGGTACGTGCCGGCGATCCCGTACGACAAGCCGACCCTGATGAAGCACGTCCGGGAACTCCAACTGCACTCGGTGTCATCGGTCTTCGCCGCACTGGCTCCCGACGGCAAGCCCGACGCCAGTTCCAAGATGGCGCTGGCCTCGCTGCTCGACATGATGTGGGCCGACGAGTTCGTCGACGAACGCGACGCCCGGTTCATCAACGACCGCGTGCACGGCAACATCCAGCGCGACGGCACCTTCTCGGTGGTGCCGCAGATGAAGGGCGGGGTCACCGACTCCAGGCAGCTGCGCAGGATCGCCGACGTCGCCGACAAGTACGAGATCCCCATGATCAAGCTGACCGGCGGTCAGCGCATCGACCTGCTGGGGGTCCGCAAGGAGGACCTGCCATCGGTGTGGGCGGATCTCGACATGCCGTCGGGATACGCCTACGGCAAGAGCTTCCGGACCGTGAAGACCTGTGTCGGAAGCGACTTCTGCCGATTCGGCGTCGGCGACTCGACGGCGCTGGGCATCGCGATCGAGGAGCGCTACCAGGGTCTGGCCAGTCCCGCGAAGATGAAGCTGGCCGTGACCGGGTGTCCGCGCAACTGTGCCGAGGCGCTGTGCAAGGACGTAGGGATAGTCGCCATAGAAGGGGGGGTCGGCGGACGCTGGGAGATGTACGTCGGCGGGGCGGCCGGCGCCCACATCCGCAAGGGCGACCTGCTGGCCACCGTGGACTCACCCGAGGAGGTGATGACGCTGACCGGCCGGTTCCTGCAGTACTACCGGGAGAACGCCAACTGGCTCGAGCGGACGTACGCCTTCGTCCCCCGCATCGGCATCGAACGGCTGCGGGAGATCGTGGTCGACGACGCCGATGGGCTGGCCGAGCAGCTCGACGCCAACATGGCGAAGTCCGTTGCGGCCTACCGCGATCCGTGGCTCGACGGCAGGGAGCCCGCTACCGAGGGCCAGTTCAGGACGTCGTTGCCGTTGCTGCCGCTGCCCCAGGTCCCGGTCCGATGA
- a CDS encoding molybdopterin oxidoreductase: protein MTDGSTPRFLQGAFEFEGKGLDEPVPIDGTLRYVVPAGAVSQPVYFRGGNSCDEMVSVVLLRDGAPMRYFPIAAKGATHVALRVVEDLLGDTVLELAIAAPVGCAGTVVVDLGLVEV from the coding sequence ATGACAGACGGAAGCACCCCACGATTCCTGCAGGGCGCCTTCGAATTCGAGGGCAAGGGCCTCGACGAACCGGTTCCGATCGACGGGACGCTGCGCTACGTGGTGCCCGCGGGAGCCGTGTCCCAACCCGTCTACTTCCGCGGCGGCAACTCATGCGACGAGATGGTCAGCGTCGTCCTGCTCCGCGACGGGGCACCGATGCGCTACTTCCCCATCGCGGCCAAGGGTGCGACGCACGTCGCGCTGCGGGTGGTCGAGGACCTGCTCGGCGACACGGTGCTCGAGTTGGCCATCGCCGCGCCCGTCGGCTGCGCGGGCACCGTTGTCGTCGACCTGGGGCTGGTGGAGGTCTGA